A region from the Mesomycoplasma hyopneumoniae J genome encodes:
- the rpsG gene encoding 30S ribosomal protein S7: MSRKKQAPVRNVLADPVFNSKLITKAINCTMLEGKKTTAQNILYSAFKLVEEKLQKDALEVFRQAVKNVTPLTEVRSRRIGGTNYQVPMEVRQKRQQTLALRWLILFARKRNEKTMIVKLANEIIDAYNKTGGAFKKKEDTHKMAEANRAFAHFKW, translated from the coding sequence ATGTCACGAAAAAAACAGGCTCCCGTTCGCAATGTTTTAGCCGATCCAGTTTTTAATTCCAAACTGATAACAAAAGCAATAAATTGCACAATGTTAGAAGGGAAAAAAACCACCGCTCAAAACATTCTTTATTCAGCATTTAAATTAGTAGAAGAAAAGTTACAAAAAGATGCACTTGAAGTTTTTCGCCAGGCGGTTAAAAATGTAACACCGCTTACCGAAGTTCGTTCTCGTCGAATTGGCGGAACGAACTATCAAGTGCCAATGGAGGTAAGACAGAAACGACAACAAACTCTCGCACTGCGCTGATTAATTCTTTTTGCCCGTAAACGGAATGAAAAAACAATGATAGTTAAGTTAGCAAACGAAATAATTGATGCTTATAATAAAACCGGAGGGGCCTTTAAGAAAAAAGAAGATACCCACAAAATGGCGGAAGCAAATAGGGCTTTTGCCCACTTTAAATGGTAG
- the rpsL gene encoding 30S ribosomal protein S12: MPTISQLAKGCRVKKTWKSKVPALNMLYNSLHKKELKLSAPFKRGVCTRVATMTPKKPNSALRKFARVKLSNGIEVNAYIPGEGHNLQEHSIVLIRGGKVKDLPGIRYHIVRGTQDTTGVAKRSQGRSKYGAKRPKKSK; the protein is encoded by the coding sequence ATGCCAACAATATCACAATTAGCTAAAGGTTGTCGCGTTAAAAAAACTTGAAAATCTAAAGTTCCAGCGCTTAATATGCTTTATAACTCTTTGCATAAAAAGGAGTTAAAATTAAGCGCCCCTTTTAAAAGGGGTGTTTGTACAAGAGTTGCAACGATGACACCTAAAAAACCAAACTCTGCACTTAGAAAATTTGCTCGGGTAAAACTTTCAAATGGAATTGAAGTTAATGCTTATATTCCTGGCGAAGGTCATAATTTACAAGAACACTCAATTGTACTAATCCGCGGTGGAAAAGTTAAGGATTTACCCGGAATTCGTTATCACATTGTTCGGGGAACCCAAGATACAACTGGGGTTGCCAAAAGATCGCAAGGCCGTTCAAAATACGGGGCTAAAAGACCGAAAAAATCAAAGTAA
- a CDS encoding DUF4231 domain-containing protein, whose translation MNKEKIKAKIELDIIKLTAKARISKGIFLFCSIALILMSAFNGILSAYAITKNPNPTAIKLFVAIAFINAIITFVTSLSSFFVFENVYKKASQKLEFYETKRKELDEKEINLEQLARELMDIKIEN comes from the coding sequence ATGAATAAAGAAAAAATAAAAGCAAAAATTGAACTTGACATTATTAAATTAACAGCAAAAGCACGTATTTCAAAAGGTATTTTTTTGTTCTGCAGTATCGCTTTAATTCTAATGTCAGCTTTTAATGGAATTTTATCAGCTTATGCAATCACTAAAAATCCGAATCCTACAGCAATTAAATTATTTGTTGCAATCGCTTTTATTAACGCAATTATCACATTTGTAACATCACTTTCTTCATTTTTTGTTTTTGAAAATGTTTATAAAAAGGCAAGCCAAAAACTTGAATTTTATGAAACTAAAAGAAAAGAGCTTGATGAAAAAGAAATAAATTTAGAACAGTTAGCACGAGAACTAATGGATATAAAAATCGAAAATTAG
- a CDS encoding DUF4231 domain-containing protein, protein MIVKNVRLESNSYEFAKFLYKKSLVKAKFFQFLFWTVSLFSIFFAFFSTLMGIFKLASPKLSVFEPFANFFTYVDENGKIVDQWPIFVLWINLSISIINGLFALFLVKPRWNRNQEINDFLKIELILFETKSGKYANAKNLQLELFNSISKYLGILNALKNKLENKKPGK, encoded by the coding sequence GTGATTGTAAAAAATGTTCGCCTGGAGTCAAATTCATATGAATTTGCCAAATTCTTATATAAAAAAAGTCTTGTAAAGGCAAAATTTTTCCAATTTTTGTTTTGAACAGTATCGCTTTTTAGCATTTTTTTTGCTTTTTTTTCAACTTTAATGGGTATTTTTAAACTTGCATCGCCAAAATTAAGTGTATTTGAACCATTTGCAAATTTTTTTACCTATGTTGACGAAAATGGGAAAATTGTTGATCAATGACCAATTTTTGTTTTGTGGATTAATCTTTCAATTTCAATAATTAACGGACTTTTTGCACTTTTTTTAGTAAAACCACGTTGAAATCGGAATCAAGAAATTAATGACTTTTTAAAAATTGAACTTATTTTATTTGAAACAAAATCTGGGAAATATGCAAATGCAAAAAATTTACAACTTGAATTATTTAATTCAATTTCTAAATATTTAGGAATTTTAAACGCACTTAAAAATAAATTAGAAAATAAAAAACCAGGAAAATAA